ACTGGTCGTCACAGGGCAAATGGGTCCACGCCGCGAAGATCGGCTTCGAGAAATACTTCCTTTACAAGGTGAAGCTCGGCAAGTCGGAGCCCTTCTACGAAAAGCTCGCCTTGCAGGCTCTCGGCATCGACAAGCTGAAGGCCGTCAGCTTCGACAGTTGATGCACGGCAGCGGCGCCTCTTCACAATTCGGTCAGGAGGCGCAGCCTGCCCACTCCACGTCTTGCCACAGGCATTTCCATCCCCACATTGACCAGAAGTCATGAGATATGCCGGGACGAGGAGATGAAGATGCTGAACCTGTCGGACAAGACCAAGCTGCTGGCAGCGCCCATTATTGCACTCGCCCTCGCCCTGCCCGCCTCGGCACAGGACCAGTCGGAGCACCATGCCGGCAGTGTCACCCTGAAGGTTACCACCGTCGCCGGCGACCTGGAACATCCCTGGTCCGTCGAGGTCTTGCCTGATGGAGCCTATGTGGTGACCGAGCGCCCCGGCCGCATGCGCATAATAAGAGACGGAAAGGTCGGCGAGCCTCTGCGCGGGCTACCGGCGATCGCCGCCGTCGGTCAGGGCGGCCTTCTCGATGTGGCGCTCGCGAAGGACTTTGCCGAAACGCGGCAGCTGTTCTTCACTGCGGCTGTCCCCGGTCCGGGAGGCCAGGGCACCGCCGTCTTTTCAGCCCGCCTCAGCGAGAACGAGCAACGCCTCGAAGAGGTCGACCGCATCTTCCTGATGAACAAGCTGACAAGAGCCGGCCAGCATTTCGGATCGCGCATCGCCATTGCAGCCGATGGCAGCCTCTTTTTCGGCATCGGCGATCGGGGCGACGACGATCGCGCCCAGGATCCTGCTGACCACGCCGGCAAGATCATGCACATCACACCGGACGGCAGCCCGGCGAATGGAAACCCGCAGGGCCAGGCCCTGCCGGAGGTCTGGTCTAGCGGCCACCGCAACCCACAGGGCCTTGCGATCGATCCCGCCGACAACCGTCTCTACACGGTTGAACACGGTGCCCGCGGTGGAGACGAGATCAACGCGCCGCAGGCCGGCAAAAACTATGGTTGGCCCGTCATCTCCTACGGCAAGCATTATTCGGGCGCTGAGATCGGCATTGGACAGTCCGCCGACGGCTACGAGCAGCCGCTCCACTACTGGGACCCGTCGATCGCACCTGGGGCGCTTGCCATCTACCGCGGCACAATGTTTCCGGAATGGGACGGCGACTTTCTGGTCGCAGCCCTCAAATACCAACTCCTGGCGCGCATGGAACGCAACGACGAAGGCTCATTTGAAACCGAAGAGCGGATGTTGGGTGGCGAATATGGACGTATCCGGGACGTGAAAGTCGCACCGGACGGCTCAATTCTGTTGGTGACCGACGAAGAGGACGGCCAATTGCTGCGCATTACGCGCGGCAGCGACAGCTGAAGACTGCCAAGACCAGGCCGCACGTCCCCGCAAGGAAGCAAATCTGGGCGGAAATAGCTGCCAGACGGCGCGATATCAGGCTACGGCGAAAATCGAACACGAGAAATTTTCACCCGCAAAACTCCGTGTTTGCGCAGCCAATTCACCCAATCTCCATCGCAAGCGATGCAAATTTTCGGCGAAATGGCGCCAGGAGAGCTTTTCGGTCTCGCGAATCACGTTGTTCGCACTGAAAACAAAGGACTCTCACCCACGAAAGGGTTAAAACTTTCGCTTGCCAATTTTCGACAAAGCAAGCACTCTTCCACTGTTCGGGCAATTTTGCGAGCATGGGAAGACCTATAAAGTAATGCGCGCCGGGGACGCTATAACAACCCCGGGCCGACCAACTACAGTGGATGGCAACATGCACTTGGCTAGTCTGCGGTAACAGGGCCCCTTTCCTCTAATTTCGACAAATGCCTGCCGCTCACCCGCTCGCGGGTACATTGCAATGCTGCCCCGCCGAATATGGGCAGAGAGAAAAGGACCTGACGCATGGCCGAGACTGGCACTGTAAAATTCTTCAATACCGACAAGGGCTTTGGCTTCATCAAGCCCGACAACGGCGGCGCGGACATCTTCGTCCATATCTCCGCTGTTCAGGCATCGGGCCTATCGGGTCTGACCGAGAACCAGAAGGTCAGCTTCGACACCGAGCCCGATCGCCGTGGCAAGGGCCCCAAGGCCGTGAACCTGCAGATCTCCGGCTGATACAAACCGGATCTCCACGAATTGCGGCCCGGCATTATTGCCGGGTTTTTTCGTTCAGCCTGCGTTCAGGCGGTGCCTCATAGATTGCAACTATCGCCGGCGGCCCGAACAGCCAGAACCGGCCCATGGTTTAGCCAAGGCTGAGGAACAGACGTCATGATGAAAATTGCGCAAAACGCTCTACTTGCTGCTGCCGTCACCCTGACACCCATCGCCGCTGCAACGCAGGCCGAAGCCGGTGACCGCAACTATCGCCATCACCGGTCCGACGATGCTCTCGCTCTCGGCGTGATTGGCCTGGCGACCGGCGTCATCGTCGGCTCAGCCCTTGCAAATCCTGCGCCGCAGCGCCGCGTCTATGTCGACCGGCCGGTCTCCGTCTACAACGAGCCGGACTACTATGTCGACGATTACCCGCCGCCGCCGCCGCGCCACACCTATCGTCCGCGCCCGGTCTATCAGCAGCCGCGCCCCGTCGTTCAGTCCTATGGCATCGAGCCCTGGACCGGCGCTTGGTATGACTACTGCGCCCAGCGCTACCGCAGCTTCAACGCGCGCACTGGCACCTTCGTCGGCTATGACGGCCGCACGCATTTCTGCACGGCCGGCTGAGCCGCGACCGTAACCGCACCGCAGAATCGAAAAAGCGCCGGTCACCCGGCGCTTTTGTCGTTCAGAGACCCTGAATGAAGGGATTGGAGCGCCGCTCGTCGCCGATCCGGCTGCCCGGCCCGTGCCCGCAGATGAAGCCGACGTCATCGCCGAGCGGCAGGACCTTGTCGCGGATCGAGTTCATCAGCGTCTGATGATTACCGCCTGGCAGATCCGTCCGCCCGACGGACCCGCTGAACAAGACATCACCGAGATGGGCGAACTTCTGTCCACGATTGAAATAGATGACATGACCCGGGGCATGGCCCGGGCAGTGATAGACCTCGAACACGTGATCGCCGAAGGACACCGTTTGCCCATCCTCCAGCCACTGATCCGGAACGACGCTGCGCAGCCCGTCAATGCCATAGGACGCCGCCTGGGTCTCGATACGCTGCAACAGCGGCAGGTCGTCCTTGTGCGGCCCGATAATGCTGAGCCCCGTCTTTTCCTTGAGTTCGGCAGCACCGCCGGCATGATCGAGATGACCATGTGTCAGCCAGATCGCCTTGAGCGTGATGCCATTCTCCGCGATCACCTGCAGGATGACATCGACATCGCCACCCGGATCGACGATCACGCCTTCACGGGTCTCGTCGTCGAAGAGGATGGTGCAGTTTTGCTGGAACGGTGTGACGGGGATGATGCCCGCTTGAATCTTTCCCATGGGCTGACGGTCCTTCTCTCAGTTCGGTAAGGCGCCTTAGCATGGCCCTGCGCCGAGAGAAACTGCGAGCCGGCCAGCCGGTTTGGCGGTCAGCGCGACAGGCCGTAAACCTGCGACACCGGAGAGGCGGGAAGAATGGACGCCTGCGCCACCAGGAAGCTCGCCACCATGATCTTCGCGGTGAAGACGAGCATGGCGACAGGCCGTAGGCTGGAAGTCTGGGTCGTGTGCTCGCGGTCCGTCATGGTCATTGTCCTCTCTCCTTTCGCAAACCTCGCCGATACGGCTTGTCCCGGGCTTGCGCTTGATCACTGCGGGTTTAACGAGGCTGACGGCGATAGGTTTCGCAGCCGCGCCTGTAAGCTGTGCGATCTGCGTAAATTTGTTGGAAATTTGCTACACTTGCGCATAGTTTTGCCTGCAATCCCCGCCAGTGAGACGGGGGATGAACGGCCGGCCGCGCAAAGACGGCTTGGCGCGGGGAAGCATCGGCCCTGAGCGATGAGTGATGAGCCGGCGGTCGCGAGCGATTTCGCGCACGCCGGAGGAAAGGAAGGACGAGCGTGGCCCGACAGTCTGCGACGAAGACTGCCAAGAAGACTCTGCCGGATCTGCCGGTGGTCGACGACAAGTCGATCGACTTCGAAACCATCGAAAGCCTGTTTTTCGCCTATCGCGATTTCGTTTCCGACCCGGATGCCATCCTTGCCAAGCTCGGCTATGGCCGCGCCCATCACCGGGTGGTCCATTTCGTCAGTCGCCGCCCCGGCATGACGGTCGCCGACCTCCTGTCCATCCTGCAGATAACCAAACAGAGCCTGGCCCGCGTGCTGAAGGAACTGATCGACAGCGGCTACATCCGCCAGATGGCCGGCCCCGCCGATCGCCGCCAGCG
This DNA window, taken from Peteryoungia algae, encodes the following:
- a CDS encoding PQQ-dependent sugar dehydrogenase; translated protein: MKMLNLSDKTKLLAAPIIALALALPASAQDQSEHHAGSVTLKVTTVAGDLEHPWSVEVLPDGAYVVTERPGRMRIIRDGKVGEPLRGLPAIAAVGQGGLLDVALAKDFAETRQLFFTAAVPGPGGQGTAVFSARLSENEQRLEEVDRIFLMNKLTRAGQHFGSRIAIAADGSLFFGIGDRGDDDRAQDPADHAGKIMHITPDGSPANGNPQGQALPEVWSSGHRNPQGLAIDPADNRLYTVEHGARGGDEINAPQAGKNYGWPVISYGKHYSGAEIGIGQSADGYEQPLHYWDPSIAPGALAIYRGTMFPEWDGDFLVAALKYQLLARMERNDEGSFETEERMLGGEYGRIRDVKVAPDGSILLVTDEEDGQLLRITRGSDS
- a CDS encoding cold-shock protein — protein: MAETGTVKFFNTDKGFGFIKPDNGGADIFVHISAVQASGLSGLTENQKVSFDTEPDRRGKGPKAVNLQISG
- a CDS encoding BA14K family protein — its product is MMKIAQNALLAAAVTLTPIAAATQAEAGDRNYRHHRSDDALALGVIGLATGVIVGSALANPAPQRRVYVDRPVSVYNEPDYYVDDYPPPPPRHTYRPRPVYQQPRPVVQSYGIEPWTGAWYDYCAQRYRSFNARTGTFVGYDGRTHFCTAG
- a CDS encoding MBL fold metallo-hydrolase, translated to MGKIQAGIIPVTPFQQNCTILFDDETREGVIVDPGGDVDVILQVIAENGITLKAIWLTHGHLDHAGGAAELKEKTGLSIIGPHKDDLPLLQRIETQAASYGIDGLRSVVPDQWLEDGQTVSFGDHVFEVYHCPGHAPGHVIYFNRGQKFAHLGDVLFSGSVGRTDLPGGNHQTLMNSIRDKVLPLGDDVGFICGHGPGSRIGDERRSNPFIQGL
- a CDS encoding MarR family winged helix-turn-helix transcriptional regulator, whose amino-acid sequence is MARQSATKTAKKTLPDLPVVDDKSIDFETIESLFFAYRDFVSDPDAILAKLGYGRAHHRVVHFVSRRPGMTVADLLSILQITKQSLARVLKELIDSGYIRQMAGPADRRQRRLYPTLAGRELALALSEPQSRRVANAMEGMTSDERAVVRRFLEGMQRQTVIQTLETDGAD